The Deltaproteobacteria bacterium genome includes the window GGCTTGCCCACGGTGGCCGGAAGCAGGGCGAAGAGGACGAAGTTGACCAGAAGGGCGCTGGCCATGGCGGTCTGCATGCGGACTCGGTCAGTCATGTCAACCCTCTCCGTCGGTCCTGGACGCGGCGATGCTGACGTTTTGAGCCCCGGCTAGGCGACACTGGTCCATGACCTGGATGACCACGCCGGTGTTGCTCTCCTTGTCGGCGACGATGACCACGGCGCCCTCGGGGTTTTCGGCCAGGGATCGCTCGATGTGGGCGCGGACGCTTCGGATGTCGATTTCCTTGGATTCCAGGTAGACTTTTCCTTCGGAAGACACGCCGACAAGGATGTTGCCTGCCTCCTTGAGGGTGGCCGTGGAGGCTTGGGGGCGCTGGACGTCAACGCCGGTTTCCTTGACGAAGCTCGTGGTCACCAGAAAGAAGATGAGCAGCAGGAAGACCAGGTCGATGAGCGGAGCCATGTTGACTTCGGCGGTCTTGGCGCTGCCGCGCAGGGTGTGTCGAATGCTGATCACAGACACCTCTTCAGGACGGATATGGTTTCATCGAGACGGCCTTGGAGGCGGGTGGCCCGGCGATACAGGAAGACGCTCATGAACAGTCCGGGTATGGCGGCCAGAAGACCGCTCTGGGTGGTGATGAGGGCTTCGGAGATGCCTCCGGCCATGGCCTTGGCGTTGCCGGTGCCGAACAGGGAAATGACGTCGAAGGTCGTGATCATGCCGGTCACAGTGCCGAGCAGGCCGAACAGGGGGGCCACGGCGGCCAGGGTGGCGATGACGGACAGGGAGCCCCAGATGAGGGGACGGGCCCGCATGGCATGGCGTTCAAGGATGCGGCGGTCGATGTCGGCTCGTCCGGTGCGCTCATTCAGATACTGTCTGACCAGATCGGCGCGCAGGCCCCGGGAATCCGGGGGCAGGGGCCGGCCGCGCAAGGCGTCCACGGCCTGAACGAGGGTGACGTCCCGGCGGGCCTGGCCGCCGAACCAGAGGGCCCGCTCAATGATCAATACCCACATCCAGCAGGACGCGCCGATGAGGGGGAGCATGATCAACCCGCCGGGGCGGAGATATTCGAAGGTGGCGCCTATCAGGTTCATGGCCGGCAGGTGCAGGTCGATTCGCGGTAGATGATGTTGGTGAGGGCCACGGCCTTTTCCTCCATGTCTCCGACGATATGGTTCACGTTGCGGCTGAGAAAGGTGTGGGCGAGCATGATGGGAATGGCCACGGCCAGCCCGAACATGGTCGTGACCAGGGCCTCGGAGATGCCTCCGGACATCATGCGGGGGTCCCCGGTGCCGTGCAGGGTGATGACGTGGAAGGTGGCGATCATTCCGGTCACCGTGCCCAGCAGGCCCAGGAGCGGGGCCACGGCCCCGAGCATGTTCAGCATGGGTAGTAAGCGCTCCAGCCTGGGCAGTTCCTTGAGGATGGCTTCCTGCAGGATGCTCTCCAGGGTTTCGCGACTCTCCCCGCGGGCGGCCAAGCCGGCCTTGAGGACGTTGTAGACGGGACGGTCCTTTTTTTCCCTGACCATGTCGTCGCATTCGGCCCAGCGTCCCTGCCTGGCCAGGGCGTTGACCTTGCCCATCACCCGGTCGGCATTGTCGTGGACCCGCTTCAGAAAAATAGTCCGCTCCACGGTCATGAGCAGGGCCATGGCGGCGATGGCCAGGATGGGCCAGATCAGGAGGCCGCCGTTTCTGATCTGATCGGCCAGGGAGTTCGTGTGCACGATCTGGCGCAGGGCCGCCCCGCCGGTGATGTCCATGGGCAAGGCCTCGGCCCGTCCATCGAAATACCGGTTCAGGGATCGGCGCACGAGCCAGTCGGGCAGGGCCGCGAGGGCGAAAAATTGGGCCGTGTCCTCGGAATAGCGCAGAAAACCCGTTTCTGTGTCCGTGCGGTATGCGGCGGTGAATGGGCCGACGACCAGAACGTCTCCGCTCACGGTCTGACCGTCGCGTCCAATAAAGGGGATTTCCTGCAGGGACACTTCGCCGGAGTATTCCATTTCTTCGAACAGGAGTTCGGTCATGCGGGCCGCGTCGGCAAGATCCGGAAAACGGTCCTTGTCCATGAGGGGCGTCAGGCTGCCCCTGCGCTCGGGGTGGAGAGCCGTGAGGGGGGACTGCGTCAGGGCGGCGTCCAGATCGCGGGCCGCCACCCGCAGGGAGCCGGTCAGTTCGCGCAGGCCAAGTTCACTGTCCGATCGTTGGGCTTCCAGTTCCACTTTCAGAACAGCCAGGTTTCTGGTTTCCTCGTTGATGGTTTCCAGTTCGACGGCCAGGGCGGAGACCTCTCGTTCCAGGGTGCCGACCTCCCCCTCAAGGGCTTTCTTGTCCTCCCGGATGCGCTGCTGATTGTCCCGATGGGCGGCGCCGGCGGCTTCGTATTCCGCTTTGGCCTTCCTAGCGGCGGCACGCATGTCCTCGGCCCGGACAGACAGAGCCAGGCTAAGCCCGAGGACAAGTCCGAGAAGGGCCGTCATGGCAAATTTCATGGTCCGTATTGTCTTCATTGGATCTCGATCCTTCCGATGGGGAGTTCAAGGAGTTCTGCCGTACGTTCGCGCCGAGCCACTTCCATGGCCCTGGCCACTTTCTCGTGGGTGCCGGCGGGCAGGGACACGAATTGTCGGGTGACCGGGTCGAAACGACCGACCACGCTGCCGTCGGGGGTCCGGCAGAAGAGGCTGACCCGACCGAGGCGCAGGACATCGACGAGGTGGGAGGCGCCGTCCATGTTGATCGTGTCCTGGTAGACCTCGACGCTACGGCCGTACTCGGCCTCGACCTGCAGAGCCTCCATGAACCGGCGCATTTTTTCGGCGGCCGTGGCGTCGGGACGGACAAGCACCTCTCTCAGGGCGGATAGACGTTGGGATCGTTCCTGGAGCAGAAACGGGAGGTCTCTCGAAACGGTTTCCTCCAGCCGGGCCAAGGTCATCTCCAGAAAAGGCATGAGATCTCGCTCGTATTCCGTCGCGCCCTCGATGCCTCGGCGTATCTCGGCCACGAGCTTGGCCTCGAGGTTGCGCCTTTCCTTGGCCAAGGCGACGGCGGACTGCAGACGGCCCTTCTCTTTCAGGAGAAAGTCATGTCTGGCCTGGAGCTCCTGTTTTCGGCCCGCCCATTCGTCGGACTGCCCCTGGGTTTGTTGCCGGATTTCGATGGCCTGCTCCATGGTCTGTTGCACCTTGGCGGGAGCGTCGGCTTGCCCGGATGCGGACGTGACAATACTCAGGCACAGGAAGATGCCGATGATAATGATGAATGGCGGACGATACTTGTTTCTTGTCATTTTGATTCCGATCAGTTGGTTGCAAATCATTCCGTGTTTGAAAAAAAGGCACGGATCAGTCTTTGTTCAAGTTCGTTCCGCGCCTTCACTTGCCTTGCCTTTTGCGAGGCCCGTAAGGTGTTTTCAAGAAAAAAAGATACTATTATGCAGACCCATTCCAGGTCTGTTCGATTGTCATGGAGGATATTTCAAGATTTTCATTTTAACTCCCAGAGATTCAAATTATAAAAATTGATTTCAGGTTCAAAAAAAAGTTTGTTCTCAAAATGAAATGCCGATTTTCAAGTTGCGTGTTGGCTATCGGATACCGGACGAAAAGGCCTTGGCCGCCTGGAGGAGATTCTCGGGCCAATCCCGGGACAAGGGGCTGACGGAGACCACCTGACCCCCGAGGTCCCGGGCGAGAATCTCGGTGCTCCGGCTGGAGAATTCGGGTTGGGCAAAGACGACCTTGATGCCGTGTTTCCTGGCTTCGACCAAAATGTCGGCAAGATCCTTGGGACCTGGCTCCTTTCCATGATGTTCGATGGCGCGCTGTTCGAGCCCGTAGCTGGCGGCAAAGTACCCCCAGGATGGATGAAACACGAGAAAATGGCGGTTTCCACTCGGGGTTCTGGCGAAAATATCTATGATTTTAAGATCCAAATTGTTAATTTCTCTTATGAAATCAATATAGTTGGCAGCATAGAGGCTGGAGTTGTCCGGATCCAGTTCCTGAAGAATATCCCGAATGGTCTGAGCCATGACCCGAACGAGAGGGGGCGAGAGCCAGACATGTGGGTCGGCGATTTCATTCGCGTGGGAGTGCTCGTGACCATGACCGGCAATTGCCCGGCGCCGGATGTCTCGAGCCATGTCAACGACGAGCAAATTTGGATTGGCGGCCCGCATTCTGGGCAACCAGGCCTTCTCGAAGGGAACCCCGATGGCGAAAAAGACCGAGGCTTCGGCCAGTGACGACATCTGTTCCGGAGAAGGTTCGTAGGATGCCGGACTGGACCCGGGACGGACCATGGCCACGATCCGTGCATCAGGCCCGGCGATTCGCTCCACGAAATACTCCTGAGGAACGATGCTGGTCACGATGGTCAGGGGCTTGCCCCAGGCGGACGGCAAAGAAATCGACATGGCCATGAGGATGAGCAGGAACAGGGATGGGCTGATAATGAATGTCGATGTGTTGCGGAGCATGGTCTTGCCTCACTATTGTCCAAGGGAAAAATGCAATGTCATGGGATTGGCGGGTGAAAGTTCAAGGGGGAGTGGCGACCCCGCTTGTCGATGATTACGGACAGAAATCAAGTGAAGTGCGGGGACGGCCAAGGGAGGTCACCGTCCCCGCAATGCAAGCGCCGGTCACGCTTCGTCCCAACCAGAGTCTATTTCATGTCCACGGCCTTGACCCAGATAACGGCGTCTTGCGAATTCTCCTTGCCCTTGTATTTGTCCATGGGTCCGACACCGAGGGCGGCGAAGCCCCACCACCCGGCCTTGGGGATGCCGAAACAGAATTGACCGTTGGCGTCGGCCTTGATGGTCATGGTCACAAAGGCATCCTGAGGGGCAACCACCAGCGGCTCCTTCTGGAAGGTGTTTTTCCCGGGGACAGGGGGATGGTTCAGGTATTCTACTTCGATTTCGGCGTTGGGCACGGGTTTTCCGTCACCCAGGACAACGCCGCGGAAGACGTTTCCGGTCCACAGGGCGTAAGGCTTGTCCAGGGCGACGATCTCGGCTGGCAATCCAACGGCGGCATCCCAGTCCGTGGGCATTCCGGCATTGTTGACGATTACCTTGGTGATCTGCTGGATGTAGGCGTCCTCCTTGGACTCGAAGTAGGGTTCGGGCACCAGGCAGAACACGAAGTCGCCCATCTTCCGGGCCTTGACCTTGGCTTCCCAGGCGGCCCCGGAATTGGTCTCGCTCATCCAGGTGATGGGCTTGAGGTCCTTCATGAGGTCGGTCTTCTGCTCTTTGTGGACCATGAAGAACTCCAGAGGCTTGCCCATGTCCATGGTGTGCCCGGCTTCAAAGGGGTGGCAGAAGACGAGTTTCAGGTCGAGCTCGCCGCCGCTGGTCAAGGCGGCCTCGGGGGTGTAAATCATCTGAAAATGGGCCGCAGCCGGGGTGGCGATCATAAGGGCCATGCCGATCAGAAAACCGATTGTCCTTTTCATGGGTACTCCTGTTTTAACTTTTGAATGTTATTAGTTCTTCAAAACTGTGCGGATAAAAAAAATGACTATTCTGAAACGTCCTTGCCATCGATGACGATATCGTGACCTGGTCCGGCATAAAAGACGATCTTGTAGTCGCCGTCGGGCTTCTTGAAGACGAATTCGCTGAGTTCATTCATCTTGCCTTTTTCCAGAACGTTGCCCGCCTTGTCCTCGACCCGCATCTCGACGCCGGCCGCCGAAGAGCCGTCGGAAAATCCGCCCTCGCAGGTCACCGTGCCATCACCGTTGTCATAGCAGGCGCAGAGGGGCGTATGGGCCGAGGCCAAGCCTGTCCATGCGAGCAAGAGAAGCAACGCGCCGCCGACAAAAAAACCTTTCATCATGATGTTTCAACTCCTTGTGTTTTCAGGTTTGAGGTTTACTTTTTTTCCCAGCAGGCCTTGCCCGGAAACCGGGTGGAAACCTGCTCCCGGTCCCGCACAAAGCCCATGGCCACAGTAAAAGTGAGAGCCAGGCCGTAGAAGGCAAACATGGCTTGCAGTCCGCTCAGCCCTAGGGCCGAGCCGCCGGTAAAGATCAGCACGGCCACCCCGAGCCCGAGGGCCATGGGATAGCCCATGGAGAAGAGCATCCATTTGGCCGATCCCGTCTGGAGTTTCACGGCGATGGCCGTGGCCAGACAAGGCGGGTACAGGACCATGAAGAGCATCAGGGCCAGGGCGTGCAACGGGGTGAAGCCGGCCTCCTGGCTGCCCATCCTCTCTTCCAGGGTCTGGGCCCCTTCCTCCCCTTGGTCGTAGAGGGCTCCCAGGGTGGCCACGCTGCTCTCCTTGGCCGCCAAGGCACTCAGCAGGGCCACGTTGACCCGCCAATTGAAGCCAGCCCACTGGGTCATGGGTTCCATGAATTTGCCGGCCCGGCCCAGAAAGCTGTTGTCGATACGTTCCTTTCGCATCTCCATGAGGAGCATTTTTCTGGTCTGGACCAGCTTTTTGGCCGCATTGAAGGCGGTCTTTCCTTCGGCGCCCTGACGGCTGACGACCTGGAAAAAGATGGGGTTTCGTTGCTCGAATTGTGTCTTCAGGTCGTCGCCCTTTCCTCTACCGGCCGCCATCTTGGCCGAGGCGAAGTCTTCCCAGTAGATGATAAAGGGCATGACCTGATCGCCGGACAGGGCACCGGCAAAAGAAGTGTTTTCGATCGCCTTCTGGAACGCGTCGATGGCCGTTGTTTTTTGCGCCTCATAGTGGGCCTCCCGCTCGGGGCCGAGGCCCGGAAACTGGAGGAGGACGAAAAGAATGACCGCCACGGCCGCCACGATGGTGGTGATCTTTTTCAAGAACAGCCAGACCCTCTCGACGGCTCGTCCGAGCACCCCACGGATCGTCGGCATATGATAGGCTGGCATTTCCATGACAAAGGGGGCCGTTTCCTTACCCTTGAGCACGGTCAAGGTCAGGATCTTGGCCACGGGCAGAACAAGGAGGATGCTGATGGTTGAAATGAAGAGCATGGCCCAGCCTTTGTGCTCGGCAAAGTAGATATTGATCAGTAGAACATAGAGAGGAACCTTGGCCAGGCAGTTCAGCATGGGGATGGTGAGAATCGTGGCAAATCGCGAACGCTCGTCCGGGATGCCCTTGCAGGCCATGACGCCCGGAACGGCGCATCCGCCCACGTAGACCCCGCCGAGGACCATGGGCAGGGTGGACTGTCCGTGCAGTCCGAACTGGTTGAGGAGCCTGTCCATGATAAAGGCCATCCTGGCCATGTATCCACTGTCCTCCAGCACGGCGATGAGCCCGAAGAGAATGAAGAAAATGGGCACGTAGTTGAGCAGGGCGTTGACGCTGTCCACGAACCACAGGGAAAACGATCGGATCAGGGGGATGTCGATGAATCCCGGGGCGGGGGTGATCGCCTCGGTCAATGACCTGATCTTGGCCAGCAGCGGCCAGGTGTAGTTGGTAAGGTTGTACCCCTGGACAATGGACAGGTAGTACAAGAGCCAGATGATACCGACGAGGACGATGGGGCCCAGGATCTTGTGGCAGACGATGCGGTCGATTTTTTCGGTCAGGGGCACTTTTCCTTGGCCTTCCACGGCCACGCTGGCGGCAAAGATCTCGTCGGCCAGACGGTATCGGCAACGGGCGATGTGGATTTCTGGGGCCACGCCAAACCGTTCCTCGAAGCTTTGCCGCATACTGTCGACGTCAGCCAGAAACCCGGCGGCATCGGCGTGGTGTCTGCCGATGATGTCGTAGATTTCCTCGTCGCCCTCCATCAGCTTTATGGCCACCCATCGGAGAGGGTAGTCGGTTTCAAGAGACGTTTCCGTTTCGAGAATGTCCTGAATCTCGCGGAAAAAAGGCTCCATTTCCTTGTAGTCCAGCCGCACGGCCGTGTCGTGCTTTTCCTGTTCGGAAAACGTGTCGATGGTTTCGAACAGTTCCTCCCGACCCTGCTTCTTCTTCATGGTCGTGAGCACGACAGGGACACCGAGGATTCCGGACAGGGCATCGACATTGATCCGCATGCCGGCCTCTTCGGCCACGTCCATCATGTTCAGGTTCACGACCAATGGGACGTTCATCTCGAGGAGCTGAAACGTCAGGTACAGGGAGCGCTTCAGATTTGACGCGTCCATGACGTTCACGACCACCGAGGGGTGCTCGTGGAGGATGAAATCCCTGGCCACCCGCTCTTCCGGCGAGTATGAGGTCAGGCTATAGGTCCCCGGCAGATCGACGACCTCGACCTTCTGCCCCTTGAACCGGTAGCTGCCGGACATCTTGTCCACGGTGACGCCGGGGTAGTTGGCCACATGCTGGCTGGCGCCGGTCAATCCGTTGAAAACAGTAGACTTGCCGCAATTTGGCTGTCCGGCCAAGGCGACGAGCCGCCGTTTTTCGCTCATAGACTGTCCACCATCACCAGCCGGGCTTCAGAGTGCCGGAGGTTGACGCAATAGCCGTCCAGTTCGACCTCCATCGGATCGTTCAAGGGCGCGTTTCGAATGACCTTGATTTCCAGCCCAGGATAGACCCCCATGTCCAAGAGCCGCTGGCCCAGCTTGTCACGGGCCGAGAGACTCGAAATTCGGCATGAGGTGCCGGGAGTCATTTGGTCGAGAGTGGACATTTCCGTTTCCCCCATAATTGTTTTAACCTTCAGGCTGGGCAAGTTCGTAAGTACTGAGTTTGAATCTACTAAGCAAAAAAGTGAAAGCTAATTCACCCAGTTTGTTTGGCTTGTCAAGCATTATTTTATTCGACTTTTGGCATCGATACCGTCAACACCGACGCCGGTTGAACGAAAACGCCGCGCCGCGCCTGGATCTCGAACCAATCGAGCAAATTTGGGCCGGCTCGGGGCGATGGGTCTTCAAATCGCCGCGATTTTTTCAGGCCACAATGATGGTGCTGTGACATCCCGTCGATGTTTTTAATTTTTTTTCCATCTTCACGGCGTACAGGGCCTCGTCGGCCGCGCGGATCAATTTTTCTGGCCCTCCTCCTGATGTGTTGCCCGCGTACACGCATCCGCCGACGCTGGCCTTGACCCCGTATGGATTCTCTTGGAATCGTTCATGAATTCGCTCGGCCACGGCCAGGACCCGGCCCCTGTCCTGCTCGGCCAGGATCAGGCCAAACTCGTCGCCGCCGAAGCGAAAGGGGAAATCGTCATCCCCCCTGGTGCAGTCGCGCAAGACTTTGCCCATGAATTCGAGGATCAAGTCGCCAGCTTGGTGACCGTGCGTGTCGTTGGTCCGCTTGAAGTCGTCCAGGTCGATGACGAGGAGGTAGAAGCGGGCACCGGTTCGGTCTGAGGCTTCGATTCGGGCGTTGATTTCCATGTCGAAGGCCCGTCGGTTGAAGACTTTCGTCAGAGCATCCATGCAGGCCAGCTCGCGGTATTTCAATGCGTCTCGTCTGGCCTCGGTCATGCGTTGGCCGATCCTCGATCGTGATTCCTTCAGCACCCTGGCCAAATTGTTCAGATCTCTTTTGAGTTGGACGAGCTCTTCCTCTTCTTCCTTTTGGTCCGGAACGGCGAGGGGTAAATACGCCCCTCCGGCAATGAGGGCCCGGACGAATTCGTGCATGGTCCTGATCTCGCGACCAAAGATCCAGTTGAGACCGATTTTTGAGATTGGGATTATCAATACCAGGACTGTGAAAAACCAGAGAAACAGGAGTTCAGACAGCAATTTCATGCCGAACCTGTGGCAGACGAAAAGAATCACCATATATGGCGTCTGTATGGCGAGGATGGTTAAAGCGATTCTGATTACCATGCCCATACCCGAATTACTCGCCGTCAACCGGGAACTTGGCGAAGAGCTTTGAAATTCCGTTCATGTCCTGGCTCAAGTAGGCCTCGATCCTTTCGACAACACTGACAAAGGCCTTGACGACCACGGGGCAGAACTGGGTGCGTACGTTGTTCAAAATTTCGGCTCGGACCTCGGGCATGGTTTTGCCCTGCCGATAGGACCGGTCTTGGATCATGGCCGAAGTCGTGTCGGCCACGGCGATGATTCTGGCACCCAAGGGGATGTCCCGGCCTTGGAGCCCGGCTGGATACCCCTTGCCGTCATATCGTTCATGGTGGTGAAGGATGCAGTCGTGGATGCTGTTTCTTCCCCGGTACAGATGGACAGGGGCAACTATTCGGGCCCCTACGACAGGGTGTTCCCTCATCCGAGCCCATTCATCCTCGTCAAGAGGTCCATTTTTGTGCAAGATCGAGTCGGGTGTCGCTATTTTGCCTATATCGTGAAGATGTCCAGCCACGTGAATGGTTTTTGCGCAGTCATCATCCAAGCCGATAGCCTTGGACAGGATCAGGGAAATGTCGGCGACCTGCTTGGAATGCTGCATGGTCCGAGGATCCCTTGCGTCGATGGCCAGGCCAAGAGATTCGGAAAAATCATGCAAGATTTCCGAGCAGGCCACAAAAGCCGGGCAAATGCCGTCATCCGTTGGATTGCCTTCACACTCACGAAGTATGAATGGCCTTGACTGTGAAAAATTGCATGATGTCGTGTACATGATGGTTCTAGTACAATTTGTTCACGACATTGAATTGATTCCCTCCACTGTGGAGCATACGCTCAGAACATGGAAACAATCTTTCATTTGGTTTCACTTTTTTGGCGCAACCACAACAGTTGAGGCAAATTTTCAAAAGGCATTTCTTGGTGTCGTGATCCAGACAACGAAAATCAACCGCGCA containing:
- a CDS encoding biopolymer transporter ExbD; its protein translation is MISIRHTLRGSAKTAEVNMAPLIDLVFLLLIFFLVTTSFVKETGVDVQRPQASTATLKEAGNILVGVSSEGKVYLESKEIDIRSVRAHIERSLAENPEGAVVIVADKESNTGVVIQVMDQCRLAGAQNVSIAASRTDGEG
- a CDS encoding MotA/TolQ/ExbB proton channel family protein; the protein is MNLIGATFEYLRPGGLIMLPLIGASCWMWVLIIERALWFGGQARRDVTLVQAVDALRGRPLPPDSRGLRADLVRQYLNERTGRADIDRRILERHAMRARPLIWGSLSVIATLAAVAPLFGLLGTVTGMITTFDVISLFGTGNAKAMAGGISEALITTQSGLLAAIPGLFMSVFLYRRATRLQGRLDETISVLKRCL
- a CDS encoding MotA/TolQ/ExbB proton channel family protein, with product MTALLGLVLGLSLALSVRAEDMRAAARKAKAEYEAAGAAHRDNQQRIREDKKALEGEVGTLEREVSALAVELETINEETRNLAVLKVELEAQRSDSELGLRELTGSLRVAARDLDAALTQSPLTALHPERRGSLTPLMDKDRFPDLADAARMTELLFEEMEYSGEVSLQEIPFIGRDGQTVSGDVLVVGPFTAAYRTDTETGFLRYSEDTAQFFALAALPDWLVRRSLNRYFDGRAEALPMDITGGAALRQIVHTNSLADQIRNGGLLIWPILAIAAMALLMTVERTIFLKRVHDNADRVMGKVNALARQGRWAECDDMVREKKDRPVYNVLKAGLAARGESRETLESILQEAILKELPRLERLLPMLNMLGAVAPLLGLLGTVTGMIATFHVITLHGTGDPRMMSGGISEALVTTMFGLAVAIPIMLAHTFLSRNVNHIVGDMEEKAVALTNIIYRESTCTCRP
- a CDS encoding DUF3450 domain-containing protein, with product MICNQLIGIKMTRNKYRPPFIIIIGIFLCLSIVTSASGQADAPAKVQQTMEQAIEIRQQTQGQSDEWAGRKQELQARHDFLLKEKGRLQSAVALAKERRNLEAKLVAEIRRGIEGATEYERDLMPFLEMTLARLEETVSRDLPFLLQERSQRLSALREVLVRPDATAAEKMRRFMEALQVEAEYGRSVEVYQDTINMDGASHLVDVLRLGRVSLFCRTPDGSVVGRFDPVTRQFVSLPAGTHEKVARAMEVARRERTAELLELPIGRIEIQ
- a CDS encoding cation ABC transporter substrate-binding protein, with the translated sequence MLRNTSTFIISPSLFLLILMAMSISLPSAWGKPLTIVTSIVPQEYFVERIAGPDARIVAMVRPGSSPASYEPSPEQMSSLAEASVFFAIGVPFEKAWLPRMRAANPNLLVVDMARDIRRRAIAGHGHEHSHANEIADPHVWLSPPLVRVMAQTIRDILQELDPDNSSLYAANYIDFIREINNLDLKIIDIFARTPSGNRHFLVFHPSWGYFAASYGLEQRAIEHHGKEPGPKDLADILVEARKHGIKVVFAQPEFSSRSTEILARDLGGQVVSVSPLSRDWPENLLQAAKAFSSGIR
- a CDS encoding DUF4198 domain-containing protein, with the translated sequence MKRTIGFLIGMALMIATPAAAHFQMIYTPEAALTSGGELDLKLVFCHPFEAGHTMDMGKPLEFFMVHKEQKTDLMKDLKPITWMSETNSGAAWEAKVKARKMGDFVFCLVPEPYFESKEDAYIQQITKVIVNNAGMPTDWDAAVGLPAEIVALDKPYALWTGNVFRGVVLGDGKPVPNAEIEVEYLNHPPVPGKNTFQKEPLVVAPQDAFVTMTIKADANGQFCFGIPKAGWWGFAALGVGPMDKYKGKENSQDAVIWVKAVDMK
- the feoB gene encoding ferrous iron transport protein B encodes the protein MSEKRRLVALAGQPNCGKSTVFNGLTGASQHVANYPGVTVDKMSGSYRFKGQKVEVVDLPGTYSLTSYSPEERVARDFILHEHPSVVVNVMDASNLKRSLYLTFQLLEMNVPLVVNLNMMDVAEEAGMRINVDALSGILGVPVVLTTMKKKQGREELFETIDTFSEQEKHDTAVRLDYKEMEPFFREIQDILETETSLETDYPLRWVAIKLMEGDEEIYDIIGRHHADAAGFLADVDSMRQSFEERFGVAPEIHIARCRYRLADEIFAASVAVEGQGKVPLTEKIDRIVCHKILGPIVLVGIIWLLYYLSIVQGYNLTNYTWPLLAKIRSLTEAITPAPGFIDIPLIRSFSLWFVDSVNALLNYVPIFFILFGLIAVLEDSGYMARMAFIMDRLLNQFGLHGQSTLPMVLGGVYVGGCAVPGVMACKGIPDERSRFATILTIPMLNCLAKVPLYVLLINIYFAEHKGWAMLFISTISILLVLPVAKILTLTVLKGKETAPFVMEMPAYHMPTIRGVLGRAVERVWLFLKKITTIVAAVAVILFVLLQFPGLGPEREAHYEAQKTTAIDAFQKAIENTSFAGALSGDQVMPFIIYWEDFASAKMAAGRGKGDDLKTQFEQRNPIFFQVVSRQGAEGKTAFNAAKKLVQTRKMLLMEMRKERIDNSFLGRAGKFMEPMTQWAGFNWRVNVALLSALAAKESSVATLGALYDQGEEGAQTLEERMGSQEAGFTPLHALALMLFMVLYPPCLATAIAVKLQTGSAKWMLFSMGYPMALGLGVAVLIFTGGSALGLSGLQAMFAFYGLALTFTVAMGFVRDREQVSTRFPGKACWEKK
- a CDS encoding ferrous iron transport protein A, giving the protein MGETEMSTLDQMTPGTSCRISSLSARDKLGQRLLDMGVYPGLEIKVIRNAPLNDPMEVELDGYCVNLRHSEARLVMVDSL
- a CDS encoding GGDEF domain-containing protein, translating into MGMVIRIALTILAIQTPYMVILFVCHRFGMKLLSELLFLWFFTVLVLIIPISKIGLNWIFGREIRTMHEFVRALIAGGAYLPLAVPDQKEEEEELVQLKRDLNNLARVLKESRSRIGQRMTEARRDALKYRELACMDALTKVFNRRAFDMEINARIEASDRTGARFYLLVIDLDDFKRTNDTHGHQAGDLILEFMGKVLRDCTRGDDDFPFRFGGDEFGLILAEQDRGRVLAVAERIHERFQENPYGVKASVGGCVYAGNTSGGGPEKLIRAADEALYAVKMEKKLKTSTGCHSTIIVA
- a CDS encoding HD domain-containing protein; its protein translation is MYTTSCNFSQSRPFILRECEGNPTDDGICPAFVACSEILHDFSESLGLAIDARDPRTMQHSKQVADISLILSKAIGLDDDCAKTIHVAGHLHDIGKIATPDSILHKNGPLDEDEWARMREHPVVGARIVAPVHLYRGRNSIHDCILHHHERYDGKGYPAGLQGRDIPLGARIIAVADTTSAMIQDRSYRQGKTMPEVRAEILNNVRTQFCPVVVKAFVSVVERIEAYLSQDMNGISKLFAKFPVDGE